CTGATATCCCGGCCAATCGCATTTACAAATGGACACGTCGCGAGGGTCTGAGTGTGTTTCTGGAACACAGCGGCTACAGCGGCTCCAGACCCTTTGCTGGCAGAGAACCTGGATCGAATGGGCTGACGTTCGATGCAGCCGGTCGCCTCGTCCTGTGCCGTCATGGAGACAGACAGATTGGACGGTTGGAAGCCGACGGTCGCATCACCGTCCTGGCCGACCGGTACGAGGATTATAGGCTCAACAGTCCGAACGATCTTGTCTTCAAGTCCAACGGAGACCTGTATTTCACGGATCCGCCGTTCGGACTGCCGAAATTTTTCGACGAGCCGGACAAAGCGCCCGTCCAGGGCGTCTACCGCCTTTCACCGAACGGCGCTCTCCGCCTGTTGATTTCAGATCTCACACTTCCCAACGGCATCGCGTTTTCCCCGGATGAACGCACCCTCTATCTGTCCGATGACGATCCGGATCGGTTGGCGTGGCTCGCCTATGACGTGCAGGAAGACGGGACTTTGTCCAACGGACGAGTTTTACTCGATGCGACCCACTGGCGTCACCAGTCTTCCGGGCCGGACGGGCTCAAGGTCGATCGAGACGGTAATATTTTCGCCACGCGCCCCGGTGGGATCAGCGTCATCGCGCCCGATGGCACGCTGCTGGGAACGATTGAGATCGGCCAGCCGACCTCCAATGTGGCCTGGGGCGAAGACGGTCAGACGCTCTTTATCACGGCCAATGACTCCGTGTACCGCTTACGAGTGACGACAGCCGGCGCTCACTACTAGCGAGCATTCACGGTCTGAGGCTTGCAAGAGCTCTCGGACTGTCGATATTGGAGATCCGGCTGTCTAAAAAGATGCTTCTACGCCGAGGCGATCGGAGGCATCGAGTCTCCATGACTGGTCACGTGCGTAACGCTCTCGCACAATTGCTCGAGTTTCTTCAAGGCCCAATCCGCCGCGAGCGGAATCGAATTCGGGCGGCGCTGCTTGAAGTCCAAGGCCTGATGCCCCTGTTGATGAAGCAGCGGAACGGCGCGCAGTGGACCTCCCCCGAGCGGGATCAGCTTGCGCACCACCTTCACAGCCTGAGTACCCTGAGCCCCTACCTTGTGGTTTTCCTCCTTCCTGGGTCTTTCCTGCTCTTCCCATTGCTCGCCTGGTGGCTCGACCGTCGTCGCACTCATCGTTGAATCGATCAGATGCGTAGGCTTCGTTCGGAAAGTCTGAGCTGGACTCCTCCGCCTTCAGTGTTCGATTGAATCCTCCCTCGTCTCTGTCTCGTTCAAAGAGCCTCTCCACTAAATTCGAGAAAGTTAAAAACGCCGCTATCGACATAGAGAATCACATCCTTGTAGGCGGACTGATATTCGAACAGTGCGGGCAAGGAAATGTTCACTGCCTGATTAGCTGCGGGGTAAGCCCACGTTTGGATGGTCTTCCCCACAACGGAGGATTCTTTCATCGTAGCGGAGACCGCCCATCCGGCCAACAGGACACCCTCGATATTGAGCAAATACCACCCGTTCTTCGGGAACATGATGTGGAATTTGGCCATTGCGACACTCGCGCGCATCTTAATCGACGAATCGGACTGAAGGTCGACCTTTTGGAGCTCCCCCCAGCTCTGTCCCTGCTGCATCTGGCCTGGAGCCAACACCACCGAAAACGGAGGGACCATGCCAGGATTCACGGGCAGCCTCAAGCCCGACAGTCGCGCGGCCTCGATGGCCTGCGCGCCTCCAGGCTGGCGTTGCAAGGTCGCCAGTAGTTGCGTAGCCGGCTTACGGCGTACCTGGGACGCCACCTCAACCGGCTCAAACCTCGCCTTTTGCGAGGACGGTATGTTCCATCGAGAGGTTTCAATGCTGGCCCCGACCCGCTCCGGACTAGTTCCGCCGAGTCCCAGGCACCCCAGCGCCATCAGTCCAGTCCGCTTGATGACCCCTCGTCGTGACAAGGACGAACCGTAGCTATACTGATTTTCCTCGACTAGCTTGGTCATGCCACTCCCCCTCTATCCGACCCCGTAACCTGGTTCATTGTATCGATCCCAACCGGAGTCTCCTGCCTCGTCAAACCCTCGCACGCCCCACGACATTTTGCATCCGAAGGGCCTCGACTCTTCATTCACACACTCGGCGACCCAACTCAGACCCCATCCATGGCCCCCGTCTTTGGGCACGGTTTCCCGCCGTTGATCCACTCATCGACGGCTCTGAAGAACAATTCCTTGTTGTTCGGAAAGAGCACCGGTTTGGGAGGATGATTTCGCGGAACTCGCCCATCGCTGACCGCCCAAATGATTCGTGGATCGTCGTGAAAGTGGTGGTGGAGGTCCACTGGCGGCCCGACCGTTCCCTGGGCGTCGATAAACGGCCCGGTTATCCTTTGGCAAATAGCCTGGGGCGGCAGGCCGGCGGTCCAATTGAGCTTTTGGATGAACTTCGGCGAACGCCAGTCCGCCGAGAATGGAGCGTGACACGTTAAACACCCGGAGGGATTTTGTGGCTCGATGGGATGGACCGAAAACCAATTTTTCTCGAGGTCGAATCCCCGATCATTGTGGTATTTCACAATGGC
Above is a genomic segment from Nitrospira sp. containing:
- the gnl gene encoding gluconolactonase, with the translated sequence MNRTRVALLVTPLASVLLQIAGALATMTPITAPITITSLEPRFDRLVPRDAKLEKIAEGFTWVEGPVWHKQGAYLLFSDIPANRIYKWTRREGLSVFLEHSGYSGSRPFAGREPGSNGLTFDAAGRLVLCRHGDRQIGRLEADGRITVLADRYEDYRLNSPNDLVFKSNGDLYFTDPPFGLPKFFDEPDKAPVQGVYRLSPNGALRLLISDLTLPNGIAFSPDERTLYLSDDDPDRLAWLAYDVQEDGTLSNGRVLLDATHWRHQSSGPDGLKVDRDGNIFATRPGGISVIAPDGTLLGTIEIGQPTSNVAWGEDGQTLFITANDSVYRLRVTTAGAHY